One window of Catonella massiliensis genomic DNA carries:
- the tpiA gene encoding triose-phosphate isomerase: MRRKIIAGNWKMNKTPSEAVALVNELKDLVKNDEVDVVYCVPAIDIVPVVEAVKGTNVKVGAENMYFEESGAYTGEISAAMLKDAGVEYVIIGHSERRDYFKEDDVLLNKKVKKAIEAGITPILCCGETLEQREMGIAVDFIRLQIKSDLKDVAATDVAKLVIAYEPIWAIGTGKTATSDQAEEICKAVRDCIREMYDDATAEKVRIQYGGSVNAGNAAELFTKPNIDGALVGGASLKADFGQIVNYK, translated from the coding sequence ATGAGAAGAAAAATAATAGCAGGCAACTGGAAGATGAACAAGACTCCTAGTGAGGCAGTTGCATTAGTTAATGAGTTAAAAGACTTAGTTAAAAATGACGAGGTAGATGTAGTGTACTGCGTACCTGCTATCGACATCGTTCCTGTAGTAGAGGCAGTGAAGGGCACCAATGTCAAGGTTGGTGCTGAGAACATGTACTTCGAAGAGAGCGGTGCTTACACAGGAGAGATATCAGCAGCCATGCTTAAGGATGCAGGCGTAGAATATGTAATCATCGGTCACAGCGAGAGAAGAGACTACTTTAAGGAAGATGATGTCCTCCTTAACAAAAAGGTAAAGAAGGCTATTGAGGCAGGCATCACCCCTATACTTTGCTGCGGTGAGACCCTTGAACAGAGAGAAATGGGCATAGCGGTTGACTTTATCAGACTTCAGATTAAGTCAGACTTAAAGGATGTGGCAGCCACTGATGTAGCTAAGCTTGTAATAGCTTATGAGCCTATCTGGGCTATAGGTACAGGAAAGACAGCTACAAGTGACCAGGCTGAAGAAATCTGTAAGGCTGTTCGTGACTGCATAAGAGAGATGTATGATGATGCTACAGCTGAGAAGGTACGTATCCAGTACGGCGGTTCTGTAAATGCAGGCAATGCAGCAGAGCTCTTCACCAAGCCAAACATTGATGGAGCACTCGTAGGTGGTGCAAGCCTTAAGGCTGACTTTGGTCAGATTGTAAATTATAAGTAG